One segment of Gemmatimonadota bacterium DNA contains the following:
- a CDS encoding HAMP domain-containing protein, with amino-acid sequence MTRGSSKRSGALAMRCGWEMNRVRSFRLALALRVALGALAILATAGLVSILALRTILYQQLDDTLLHLAEVEARAGAATSGPAFQFHEGVLLAARVGPPAELIRYAQLWDFSGQPVVRSGNLTANLTLPPSALTEARAGRVARVTHRWQGRALRSVVYPMELVGAAHQVHVLQVAAPTGPLRQTLVRFALFLVLLTLVGTVGGYALGRNLAAVALRPTGEITAQAEAISEGTLSERITAHADVDEFASLVTVLNGMLDRLDRAFQVQRQFTADASHELRAPLTVLKGDIDVTLKRDRTVEEYRATLIRCREEVERLTRLAGDLLLLARADSSVPLEHLEDVDCRALLDRVRVRFESIAAARGIRFVVHADDGRISGDERMLDRVVSNLVDNAMKYCRAGGEVSLELKLQDEMTLTVRDDGHGISPDQLPHLFVRFFRGDPARRRSDGTGLGLAIAQAGAEAHGGKLEFLGNAPGAVFRLSLPLDGTPIAHTSHA; translated from the coding sequence GTGACCCGCGGCTCCTCCAAACGATCAGGGGCGCTGGCTATGCGCTGCGGCTGGGAGATGAATAGGGTGCGTTCGTTCCGCCTCGCCCTGGCGCTTCGCGTCGCCCTCGGGGCGCTTGCCATTCTGGCCACAGCTGGTCTGGTCAGTATCCTCGCATTGCGGACCATTCTGTATCAACAGCTCGACGATACCCTCCTGCATCTTGCTGAGGTGGAAGCGCGGGCCGGGGCGGCCACCAGCGGACCCGCGTTCCAGTTCCATGAGGGAGTCCTGCTCGCCGCCCGCGTGGGCCCGCCGGCGGAACTGATCCGGTACGCACAACTCTGGGATTTCAGCGGACAGCCGGTGGTGCGGAGCGGTAACCTGACGGCAAACCTCACCCTCCCCCCGTCGGCGCTGACAGAGGCGCGTGCCGGCCGCGTGGCGAGGGTGACGCACCGCTGGCAGGGGCGCGCGCTCCGCAGTGTGGTGTATCCGATGGAATTGGTCGGGGCGGCGCATCAGGTCCACGTACTGCAGGTCGCGGCACCGACCGGCCCGCTTCGGCAGACATTGGTGCGATTCGCGTTGTTCCTGGTCCTTCTCACCCTGGTCGGCACGGTCGGGGGATACGCGTTGGGTCGAAACTTGGCGGCGGTCGCCCTCCGGCCGACCGGAGAAATCACCGCGCAAGCCGAGGCCATCTCGGAGGGCACCTTGTCGGAGCGGATTACCGCTCACGCCGACGTCGACGAATTCGCCAGCCTGGTCACCGTGCTGAACGGCATGCTGGACCGACTGGACCGTGCCTTTCAGGTGCAACGTCAATTCACTGCTGACGCGAGCCACGAGTTGCGTGCCCCACTCACCGTGCTCAAGGGTGACATCGATGTGACCCTGAAGCGGGACCGCACCGTCGAGGAATACCGAGCGACGCTCATCCGTTGTCGCGAGGAGGTCGAGCGGTTGACACGACTTGCGGGCGATCTCCTCCTCCTCGCGCGTGCGGATTCTAGTGTGCCGCTGGAGCATTTGGAGGACGTGGATTGTCGGGCACTCCTCGATCGGGTCCGTGTGCGGTTCGAATCGATTGCGGCGGCCCGCGGGATTCGTTTTGTGGTCCACGCGGATGACGGACGGATATCGGGGGATGAGCGGATGCTCGACCGGGTCGTGAGCAACTTGGTTGACAACGCGATGAAATACTGCCGGGCGGGCGGGGAAGTATCCCTTGAATTGAAGTTGCAGGATGAGATGACCCTCACCGTGCGTGACGATGGCCATGGCATTTCCCCGGACCAACTGCCACACCTGTTCGTGCGGTTCTTTCGTGGTGATCCCGCTCGGCGACGCAGCGATGGGACCGGGCTTGGCCTCGCGATCGCCCAAGCCGGTGCGGAAGCCCATGGGGGCAAGCTCGAATTCCTTGGCAATGCACCCGGTGCCGTGTTTCGCCTGTCGCTGCCGCTTGATGGCACCCCAATCGCACACACCAGCCACGCGTGA
- a CDS encoding copper resistance protein CopC/CopD translates to MGLLLLTQADVAGAHPVLRRSIPAAAETLTIPPRLLRLSFSEPVELRFSKIQLIDARGTTVALDPLATIPDSQGTIVATLDRRLGNGSYLVRWQVAGADAHVVRGEFRFVVNIPEQLRAEGDAGSVAPPDTPHEVHQPTATAGPPFDVSDPLFVGVRWLMYIALTGIVGAAVFQMAVLRRVELHWSRLGIAPRAGLTALCATVGHVAAVLLLVTLPLRLAAQSVAMHTPGQAFQADMIGGLIVHTTWGWAWAAQVILGVAAVILFRRAQTTGRWMPIRVVGLLLAFTPALSGHAIAAERWIPLAVLSDGLHIIGAAGWLGTLAVMLIVSITAALGPMEDHGALAAELVTAYSPVALGCAALAGLTGVASTWIHTGQLDQLWTTAYGRVLLLKLAILLVVVATGAYNWRRVLPSLGDQIGAVRVVRSASAEVMVAMLVLFVTAVLVALPTPLPTSGP, encoded by the coding sequence GTGGGATTGCTACTTCTCACCCAAGCCGACGTGGCGGGTGCGCATCCGGTCCTCCGGCGATCAATACCCGCCGCGGCCGAGACGTTGACCATTCCGCCGAGACTGCTTCGGCTCAGCTTTAGTGAGCCGGTTGAATTGCGCTTCTCCAAGATCCAGTTGATCGACGCCAGGGGGACAACGGTGGCATTGGATCCACTCGCCACCATCCCGGATTCACAGGGCACCATCGTGGCCACGCTCGACCGCCGCCTCGGGAACGGATCATACCTGGTACGATGGCAAGTGGCGGGCGCGGATGCGCACGTGGTGCGTGGTGAGTTCCGCTTCGTGGTGAACATTCCCGAACAGCTCCGCGCGGAAGGCGACGCCGGCAGTGTGGCGCCGCCCGACACTCCGCACGAAGTCCATCAGCCGACGGCAACGGCTGGGCCACCATTTGACGTGTCCGACCCGCTCTTTGTCGGAGTGCGTTGGTTGATGTACATCGCGCTCACCGGCATCGTTGGCGCTGCGGTATTTCAGATGGCTGTCCTCCGACGCGTCGAGCTGCACTGGAGCCGTCTCGGCATCGCCCCGCGAGCGGGGCTGACCGCGCTCTGCGCCACCGTCGGGCACGTCGCTGCCGTCCTGCTCCTGGTCACGTTGCCGCTGCGCCTGGCCGCGCAGTCGGTGGCGATGCACACACCGGGACAGGCATTTCAGGCAGACATGATCGGTGGGTTGATCGTGCACACCACGTGGGGATGGGCCTGGGCGGCGCAAGTGATCCTCGGCGTGGCGGCCGTGATCCTGTTCAGGCGGGCCCAGACGACCGGGCGGTGGATGCCCATCCGCGTCGTGGGCCTCTTGCTGGCGTTTACCCCAGCGCTTTCGGGACACGCCATTGCCGCTGAGCGGTGGATCCCGCTGGCCGTCCTTTCCGATGGACTGCACATCATTGGTGCTGCGGGCTGGCTCGGCACGCTGGCTGTGATGTTGATCGTCTCCATCACCGCCGCCCTGGGACCGATGGAGGACCACGGCGCGCTGGCCGCTGAGTTGGTGACAGCCTACTCCCCCGTGGCGCTCGGATGCGCCGCGTTGGCGGGACTCACCGGCGTGGCCTCGACCTGGATTCACACCGGCCAACTCGACCAACTCTGGACGACAGCGTACGGTCGGGTGTTGTTGCTCAAGCTCGCCATTCTCTTGGTGGTTGTCGCCACCGGTGCCTACAACTGGCGACGCGTGCTCCCCTCGCTTGGGGATCAGATCGGTGCTGTCCGGGTCGTTCGCTCTGCCAGCGCCGAAGTGATGGTCGCCATGCTCGTGCTCTTCGTCACCGCCGTTCTGGTAGCCCTGCCGACTCCGCTCCCCACGAGCGGCCCCTGA
- a CDS encoding efflux RND transporter permease subunit, with protein sequence MLKRIIDWSTANLLLVSLFTLAAIAGGIWAVKQTPLEALPDLSDVQVIVQAEYNDQAPRIVEDQVTYPIAAEMLKVPGSRTVRGYSFFGISFVYIIFEDGTDLYWARSRVLEYLNGIQGKLPANVTPTLGPDATGLGWVFQYALEDTTGQKSLAELRSIQDWYLRYALTAVPGVSEVATLGGFEKQYQIDLDPAKLLGFRIPITAVMSAIQNANADIGAMVVELSEREYMVRGLGYLKSIDDIENVVVGATQSGIPVRVAELGRVSVGPAVRRGVAELDGRGDAVGGIVVMRFGQNALATIARVKAKITEVQQGLPAGVVLTPVYDRSDLIQRAIDNLRGKLLEESLVVALVCIVFLLHARSALVAIITLPLGILIAFIAMRWVGVGADIMSLGGIAIAIGAMIDAAIVMIENMHKHLERAVDARHVALGHPAAGKSLDTSILTTAERWQVVRESSKEVGPALFFSLLIITVSFVPVFVLEGQEGRLFKPLAFTKTFAMAAASLLSVTLVPVAMGIFIRGKIYRERANPVNRLLIALYRPVITFVLRQRWPVIGAALVGLILTAIPWSQIGSEFMPRLDEGTILFMPTTLPGVSVARAREILRVQDGILKSFPEVDHVWGKAGRANTATDPAGLDMVETTITLKPESEWREGMTYDALVAAMDSAVRLPGITNAWTMPIKGRIDMLATGIRTPVGIKLFGPDLAELERLGKEVEQVVRMVPGTRSAFAERAVSGYYLDIDIDRAKAARHGLNVGDVQTVIATAVGGMTITQTVEGRERYGVRIRYPLELRDNPERLASVLIPVAHGIGSDASPDVGMPTGMGAPGATAGEGAFVPLGQIATIRQVAGPMVVRTEGAQPTAWVFVDVVGRDIGSYVAEAQQQVQRAVSLPPGYSLVWSGQYEYMQRAKERMKVVIPATLAIIFLLLYFNFKSVPESLIVMLSLPFALVGGIWFIWLLGYNWSVAVAIGFIALAGVAAETGVVMLIYLDHAWAARTATGHRPSLRDLYEAVMEGAVERVRPKMMTVTAIMAGLLPILWGSGAGASVMKRIAAPMVGGMISSTVLTLIVIPAVYSLWKEREVRAATSNERTD encoded by the coding sequence GTGCTCAAGCGCATCATTGACTGGTCGACCGCGAACCTGCTGCTGGTTTCCCTGTTCACGCTCGCCGCCATCGCCGGCGGCATCTGGGCGGTCAAACAGACACCGCTGGAGGCACTGCCCGACCTGAGCGACGTGCAGGTCATCGTGCAAGCCGAGTACAATGATCAGGCGCCACGCATCGTGGAGGATCAGGTCACCTACCCGATCGCGGCCGAGATGCTCAAGGTGCCTGGGTCCCGCACGGTCCGGGGCTACTCGTTCTTCGGCATCTCGTTTGTCTACATCATCTTCGAAGACGGTACCGATCTCTATTGGGCGCGTTCACGGGTTCTGGAGTACCTCAACGGTATCCAGGGGAAGCTGCCGGCGAATGTGACACCGACCCTCGGGCCCGATGCCACCGGTCTTGGCTGGGTGTTCCAGTACGCGCTCGAAGACACCACCGGACAAAAGAGCCTGGCGGAGCTGCGGAGTATCCAGGACTGGTACCTCCGGTATGCCCTCACGGCCGTCCCGGGCGTCTCCGAAGTTGCGACCCTGGGGGGGTTCGAGAAGCAGTACCAGATCGATCTCGACCCCGCGAAGCTGCTGGGGTTTCGGATCCCGATCACGGCGGTCATGTCGGCAATTCAGAACGCCAATGCCGACATCGGGGCGATGGTCGTCGAGCTCTCCGAGCGCGAGTACATGGTGCGGGGACTCGGGTACCTCAAGTCGATCGACGATATCGAGAATGTTGTGGTGGGTGCGACTCAGAGCGGGATACCGGTCCGAGTGGCCGAACTCGGTCGCGTGAGCGTCGGTCCAGCGGTCCGACGAGGGGTCGCGGAGCTTGACGGGCGGGGCGACGCGGTGGGCGGCATCGTGGTCATGCGGTTTGGCCAGAATGCCCTCGCCACCATCGCACGCGTCAAGGCCAAGATTACGGAGGTCCAGCAGGGCCTCCCCGCTGGCGTTGTACTGACGCCGGTCTACGACCGGAGCGACCTGATCCAACGGGCCATCGACAATCTCCGTGGCAAGTTGCTTGAGGAGAGCCTCGTCGTCGCCTTGGTGTGCATCGTCTTTCTGCTTCATGCCAGGTCAGCGCTGGTGGCCATCATCACCCTGCCACTCGGGATCCTCATCGCGTTCATCGCGATGCGATGGGTCGGGGTTGGCGCTGACATCATGTCATTGGGGGGAATCGCGATCGCCATTGGCGCAATGATCGATGCGGCGATTGTCATGATCGAGAACATGCACAAGCACCTCGAACGCGCCGTGGATGCGCGGCACGTTGCCCTGGGACACCCAGCGGCTGGCAAATCACTCGACACGTCGATCTTGACCACGGCGGAGCGTTGGCAGGTAGTTCGAGAATCGTCCAAGGAGGTCGGGCCTGCGCTGTTCTTCTCGCTGTTGATCATTACCGTCTCCTTCGTCCCGGTGTTTGTGCTGGAAGGACAGGAAGGCCGGCTGTTCAAGCCCCTGGCCTTCACCAAGACGTTCGCGATGGCCGCGGCGAGCCTGCTGTCGGTGACCCTTGTGCCGGTGGCCATGGGAATCTTCATCCGGGGCAAGATCTACCGAGAGCGGGCGAATCCGGTCAATCGCCTGCTCATTGCCCTGTACCGACCAGTCATCACCTTCGTGTTGCGGCAACGGTGGCCGGTCATCGGTGCGGCGTTGGTGGGGCTGATCCTGACTGCCATCCCGTGGTCCCAGATCGGGAGCGAGTTCATGCCGCGACTCGATGAGGGGACCATCCTCTTCATGCCGACGACCCTGCCGGGGGTCAGTGTCGCGCGAGCGCGCGAGATTCTCCGTGTCCAGGACGGCATCCTGAAGAGTTTCCCGGAAGTGGATCACGTCTGGGGCAAGGCAGGAAGGGCGAATACCGCGACCGATCCGGCGGGGCTCGATATGGTGGAAACCACGATCACCTTGAAGCCGGAATCGGAATGGCGAGAGGGGATGACCTACGACGCCCTGGTGGCCGCCATGGATTCGGCGGTACGGCTTCCCGGAATCACCAATGCCTGGACGATGCCGATCAAGGGACGTATCGACATGCTCGCCACGGGCATCCGGACCCCTGTCGGGATCAAGCTCTTCGGCCCTGACCTGGCTGAGCTCGAGCGGCTGGGCAAGGAGGTCGAGCAGGTGGTGCGGATGGTGCCGGGAACGCGAAGCGCGTTCGCGGAGCGGGCGGTTTCCGGCTACTACCTCGACATCGACATCGATCGGGCGAAGGCGGCGCGGCACGGCTTGAACGTCGGTGACGTGCAGACCGTCATCGCTACCGCCGTCGGCGGCATGACGATCACCCAGACCGTGGAGGGCCGCGAGCGCTACGGCGTGCGCATCCGGTATCCCCTCGAGCTGCGCGACAACCCCGAGCGGCTCGCCTCCGTCCTGATTCCCGTCGCCCATGGCATCGGCAGCGACGCCAGCCCTGATGTCGGCATGCCGACCGGAATGGGGGCACCCGGCGCCACGGCTGGTGAGGGAGCGTTCGTCCCGCTCGGGCAGATCGCCACGATCCGGCAGGTGGCGGGTCCCATGGTGGTTCGCACGGAGGGCGCCCAGCCGACGGCGTGGGTGTTCGTGGACGTAGTCGGGCGGGACATCGGCAGTTACGTCGCGGAGGCGCAGCAACAGGTGCAACGCGCCGTGTCGCTCCCTCCAGGCTACTCTCTTGTCTGGAGTGGCCAGTACGAATACATGCAGCGCGCCAAGGAACGGATGAAAGTGGTCATCCCCGCCACCTTGGCGATCATCTTCTTGCTCCTCTATTTCAACTTCAAGAGCGTACCAGAATCGCTGATCGTCATGCTCTCGCTGCCGTTCGCGCTGGTCGGCGGCATCTGGTTCATCTGGCTCCTCGGGTATAACTGGTCGGTCGCCGTGGCGATCGGCTTCATCGCACTCGCCGGCGTTGCCGCCGAGACCGGGGTGGTGATGCTGATCTACCTTGATCACGCGTGGGCAGCGCGCACGGCCACCGGACACCGGCCGTCGCTTCGCGATCTCTACGAGGCGGTCATGGAGGGTGCGGTGGAGCGCGTGCGCCCCAAGATGATGACCGTCACCGCGATCATGGCGGGATTGCTCCCCATACTCTGGGGTTCCGGGGCCGGTGCCAGTGTGATGAAACGCATTGCGGCCCCCATGGTCGGGGGCATGATCAGCAGCACGGTGTTGACGCTGATCGTGATTCCGGCCGTCTACTCGCTGTGGAAGGAACGGGAGGTGCGGGCGGCGACTTCGAACGAACGGACGGATTGA
- a CDS encoding response regulator transcription factor, with product MRILVVEDDSQTARFLKQGLEEEGHAVDVATDGEEGSHLCHIYLYDLILLDIQIPKRTGLELSADLRREGIDTPILMLTGRDSTPDVVRGLNAGADDYLTKPFDFDELLARVAALTRRRSGSVSGVLHFGNLQVDRLNRQVRVGHRRVELSPREFRLLEHFMLHPEQVVTRVQLLQQVWDMSFDPETNMIDAHISNLRKKLERYGDPRLLQTIRGAGYALRLGDE from the coding sequence ATGCGCATCTTGGTCGTCGAGGATGACTCGCAAACGGCCCGCTTTCTCAAGCAAGGCTTGGAAGAGGAGGGCCATGCCGTCGATGTGGCTACTGATGGTGAAGAGGGTTCACACCTCTGCCACATCTACTTGTATGATCTGATCCTGTTGGACATCCAGATCCCGAAACGGACGGGACTCGAGCTCTCGGCCGATCTCCGGCGCGAGGGAATTGACACGCCAATTCTGATGCTGACGGGGCGCGATTCGACACCGGACGTGGTGCGCGGTCTCAACGCCGGCGCCGATGACTATTTGACGAAACCGTTCGACTTCGATGAGCTGTTGGCGAGGGTCGCCGCCCTCACGCGGCGACGGAGTGGGTCTGTCAGTGGCGTCCTGCATTTCGGCAACCTGCAGGTTGATCGGCTCAACCGCCAAGTGCGGGTCGGGCACCGCCGTGTCGAGCTCTCGCCACGGGAGTTCCGGCTGCTCGAGCACTTCATGTTGCACCCCGAACAGGTGGTGACACGGGTCCAACTGCTTCAGCAGGTGTGGGATATGTCGTTTGACCCCGAGACAAACATGATCGATGCCCATATCTCGAACCTGCGTAAGAAACTCGAACGGTACGGTGACCCGCGGCTCCTCCAAACGATCAGGGGCGCTGGCTATGCGCTGCGGCTGGGAGATGAATAG